The nucleotide sequence TCCTCTGCTCTCGCTTGAGGATTCTCATAGGTAAAAGCAGTTCCTTTCAGGCTATTTGGCATTGCCACCACTTCAAGCCCAAACACTTCTTCTAATCTCTTCACCCCTTGTTCATATCTCCAGCGCAATTCTGGATCTCCTGCACCACCCCAGGAAGGACTTACCGTAGCCACACGATCTCCCTTTTGAAGCTTTCTTGGTTTTTGCAACATGTTAACATCCTTCCCTTCCTAGTTCAGTCTCTTCTGTAAGAAATACTGGCTATGCCCCTTCGGATGATCTTCCACCACACCAACTACATCAAATCCTAATTTTTGATAAAAGTCAGGAGCTTGAAAGCTAAAGGTATCTAACAAAAGGAGACGACAGTTATTCTCTTTTGCAAAAAATTCTATATGCTCTATTAACTCAGAGCCATACCCTTTTCCCCGAACCTCATCAGACACCCATAAAAAATCAATATGTAGATGATGCCAAAACATCGTTCCCGTGATACCACCTACCGTTTCACTCTTTTCGTTCTTTATAACAAAGCTTACCTTCTCGAGCGGAGTTTTCACTTCATCTGTTAATTTCTCCATGTTGTATTCAATCAGTTTTTTTCTTATATATACACTTTCTTCTTCATTTCCGCGCTGAATGTTTCCCATTGTCTCCCCTGCTTTCTACTTATGCTTCTGAAGCTCTTGAAATTTTTTCTCCAATTCGGTGACGCGACTTTCTAGCTCTTCTTTTCCTGCCTTGGTTCTTGTTCTCAAAGCCCCCCATAGAACAACACATGTGAAAATTAATACAATAACTCCGAGCGCCGCCCATAATAAAAGATCCATCCGTCACACCCCTTCACTTACTAAAAAAGTATATGTTTAGATCTCTTGTTTATAAATCCATATATAATCTATCCTTAATCTTATCACAAAAAATAGGGCATTTATCCCAAAACTGTCTACCCTTTAATAATTTTGACCCACATACAAATATTTCAAATTAAATAGGCACACACTACTAGCAACCAGGATTCTCTATAGAGGAGGTTGATCACATTAAAACACATAACATTAAATTGACTTCTGCTGAGATTGGTGTATTGTGGGCCACTTATATGGCAGAAAGTGCGACTAGTCCAGTTTTAAAGTACTTTATCGAGAAAGTAGAAGATCAAGAAATTAAACAGGTTATTCAGCTCGCTCTTCATTATTCAATCGAACATATCGAAACCATTACAAAGATCTTTCAACAAGAGGAATATCCTGTACCTATTGGCTTTTCGGATCAAGATGTAAATATCCATGCACCACGACTGTATTCTGACACGTATATGTTAACGTTTATCCGGAACTTAGGGAAAGCAGGGACTGCAGCAGATGGAATGGCTTTTTCTATGTCTGCGCGAAAAGATATTCGAGATCTTTATTATAACTGCCTGAAACATGCAGCCAAAACGGAAGATGCAGCAAAAGAAGTCATGCTTTCAAAAGGAGTTTTTGTTCGTCCACCCTATATTGCAACACCAGACAAACCAACCTATGTAGAAAAGCAAAGCTTTTTGCGAGGATGGTTTGGTGAACGTAGGACGTTGACCGCTGACGAAATATCACATATTTATTTAAATCATTCCAATAATGCTTATGGGAAAGCACTTCTAATAGGTTTCTCTCAAACAGCAAGGTCGGAGGAATTAAGAAGTTATTTTACTAGGGGAATGGAAATATCACGCTCCTTTATCGACACGTTCCATAAATTATTTGAGGAAAGTACACTCCCTGCTCCTATGACTTGGGATACCGAGGTAACGGAGTCTACGGAGCCTCCGTTTTCTGACAAATTAATGCTCTTTCAGTCTAATGCACTAAGTTCGATTGGAATAGGGAACATGGGAGGCTCTCTCGCTTTAAGCATGCGACGTGACATTACGGCAAAATACTTAAAGATGATGAAAGATATTGGGTTATTTGCAGAAGATGGATTAAATATCATGATCAAAAACAAATGGTTTGAAAGACCACCTCAAGCAATAGACCGAGAAAACCTAGCAAAAGGAAAAGGATAATAAAAGGTTTTGCCTTTTATTATCCTCTATAGATGCGTATTTTTCCGAACACTTACTGTGCTCTACTGCGCCTTTGCTTTGTTGTATTTCCACATCATATACCGATAGCGAATCGCACACCCGATACAATAACCAGCTAACGCTAATCCAGCTGCAGCAACAACCATTGTGCTAAAAATATATCCAATCACCTGATAATCAAGTGTAAACGCTACTAAAGCAATTCCTAAACAAGTAGTAGCAATCCACTGATTAAACAATTGCTGATCCTGATCTTCCTGGTTGTATTCGTTAGAGGGCTTTTTTAAAAATCTTTTCCCCATTAGAATGACCGGATTTTTCTTTGTGATTAAGGTAATTAGCCCTAATACGAATGGGATAGCTAATATCCATATGTGAAAGACAAATGCCAATAATACAGTAATAACGAGAAAAGATTGATTTAATTGCACAAGTGGCTTTGGAATACTCATTAGTATCACATCTCCTATAATTCCAATTATACCTAGTTATATACTTGGAATAAAGAAAATAATTTATAAGTTCTAGGTCAAACGTGAAACAAAAACCCCATTCTATTCGTATTATATGTAAAAGGAAAGGAGTTTTTATATGCTAGATAAGTTCCTAAAAAAGGTATTGAAGTATAGTGCAAGTAGTAGTAGACGAAAACACCGTTCTTATCGCTATAGCTCTAGTGACCGAAAATATCGTCACTATAGTAGCAGCGGACACCATAGACACTCCCCTTACCATGGGAGTCACCGATATAAGAAAAAAGGTTTCTTCGGTAGTAGTAGTTAGTCCAAACTGACAAGCGTTTGATCCAACTCTGCTAATACTTCTTTTGTCTCTATGAAAGGTTCTCGAATTCCCAAAAGCTTTTCTAGAAAAATGCGAGTATTTGGATGAAGGATTAATTCTTCTGTCCATGCTCGCCCTTTTTTTGTCTTGCCCTCATATTGAGAATAAAGAAGAAAGAGACAAAAATCGCCTAAATCATAATAATCCTCTTGTACTTTAGAATCCTTCACTCGTTCAGCTAAACCAAAATCGATTAAATAAGGTCGATTATCATGAAGGATGACATTAGGTATTCTAACATCTCCATGGATGATTCCCTTAGAATGTACATGTTCTAAAATAACTACTATCTCTTTCATAAGTTGGAGAGTCTCCCGCTCCGTAAACTTCTGCTTATCTTCAAATAAAACATCTTCTAGGTTTCGTCCAGGTATATATTCCATCACTAGAAAAGATAGATTCTGAAAAGTGAAAGATTCATAAAAAGTAGGGATACAGAAGTGTTCAAGCCTTTTTAATGCATCACGTTCCTTCGCGAATTGATCCTTCATAACTTGCCTTCGTTTGCTTTTCGTCATTTGCTTTAGCACACAGTATCGTTGATTTTGGCTATCATAGCATAAATAGGAATAGCCATAGCTACCAATTCCTAGTAAAGACTGCACCTGATAGATTTCATGAATGACACTCCCCTTTTTAAAGTGAGGATCAATCATAAATCGATAGCTTCTCTTTATTAGCTTCATAAGAAACGACATGGACTCACCCCAAGATATCTTTTTCCATCTCCTTCATGATGTCAAATGCGCCCGATGATTTATTGGAACAAACCACGCTCACTGTTTCCGATGAAGGGTAATAAGCAGAATGGAAGCTCACACCAGGGTCGTAGCCCATCACATGATATTTTTCCACCCCATTTTCATTTTGTTTTATCCAAACCCCATATCCATAATAGGATGTATCTTTCACTTGAACATGACTCGTTAGAAGCTTCTCCGTGAACGACTTCGACAACAGTTTATTTTGAAGTAACGCTTTCCAAAGCTTCCCCATATCTCTAGTTGTGACATAAGCTCCCCCGTCAGAGCCACCTTTTACTGGTAAAGAATATATATTTGTTTTCCATGTTCCATCTTCTTGGTCTATGTAGCCAATTGCCGTGTTGGAAGGTAATTGGTCCATTGCAAAATAACCCGAGTCATTCATCTCTGCTTTTTCAAAAATATACGTTTCTACATAATCAGAAAAGGCAAGTCCAGATACTTTTTCCACGATTAATCCTAATACGATGTAACCTCCGTTATTATAATGAAACCGTTCCCCAACTTTCCCTTTCATCGGTTGATCCTGAAAAAGGGGAAGAAAATCTTCAAGCTTTCGAATGTGATACATCGGGTACTTCACCCAAAGATCTTCAAAATCATCCATTAGCTCTTCATCAAAATAATCTGGTATGCCGGAAGTATGGGTTAAAAGATGATGAACCGTAACATTGGAATCCCAGTTTTTTAGATCGATAGAAAGAATTTCAGATAGTTTTGCATCAAAAGTGAGTTTGCCGTCCTGTACTAACTGACAAATTGCAATTGCCGTGAAGAGCTTGCAACCAGAAGCAATGCCGAAACGGGTGTTCACCTTATTCTCCAGTTGCTCCGAGCGGTTTGCAAAACCACAAGCTCCTTCTAGCTGTTCATGTTTTTTTGTTTGCAGCAAAAAGCTACCGGAAAATAGCTTATTTGCTTGGACGTCTTCCAATCTTTTTTTCAAATTACTCATACACTTCTCCCCAATCCGTTCCTCATATGCTTTTATAGTACCATACAACAAAGCAAATTAATTATTTGGAAAAACATTGACAGCCGTCTTAGAATATTGTAATTTATATATTACTATATGTCATATATATTTTGCATAGGTGGTATAATCATGAACAATCGAATCAAAATAGCACGAGCTGAAAAATCACTCACCCAAGCACAACTAGCTGCAAAAATACAAGTGACCAGACAAACGATTGGGCTTATCGAAAAAGGGGAGTATAACCCTTCCTTACGATTATGCATTGCTATTGCCAAAACATTAGGAAAGACATTAGATGAATTATTTTGGGAGGACTAACTAGATGAAGAAGTCATGGATATCGATATTTATGCCGAATGATGAATACAAAGAACAGAAAATGGTCTATTATTTAGCTGAGTCTGCTGTAATTCTGGCTGTATTATGCCTAATATACGCCCTTATACATTCCTATCTGAATCTTTCCTCAAGGGATCTTGCCTTACTTTTGTTTATGGTCCCGCTCGTCTATTCGACTATTAGATATACGTTTTCCGGTATGGAGTACACAGAGGTTTCTACTCTTAAATCCTACAAAAAGGAAAGAAGAGTCATCGTTTATCGTTCCCTAACATTTTTGTTGTTTTTCATCATCATCTATTTCATTTTCTATGGAATTCCAACGGATAGTTATAGAATACATGACATGTTAGGTATCGCAGTGTTGAGCTTTATTTTTATGCTAACTGGTAGTTTTATATCTCTAAAGCGCTCCTATACCAAGAACAAAGATTTACTTGATGATTAAAGGATAGGATAATGCCCATCTTGGTCTCACTTCCTAGAGCTTCTCCAGACAGTATTTTACAAATAGAAAACAACCTTACTCCGAATGAATATCGTAATAAGGTTGTTTCTAAATACAGTATTATAAATTATAGTTCTTCCCCGTTCGTTGCAATGACATTTTTATACCAGTCAAATGATTTTTTCTTTTTTCTTTCTAATGTACCATTTCCGTAATCATCCTGATCGACATAAATAAACCCGTAACGTTTCGACATTTCAGATGTACCCGCACTGATTAAATCAATACAGCCCCAGCTCGTGTACCCCAAAACTTTTACTCCATCAGTAATGGCTTCACCCATTTGATCAATGTGGGCGCGTAAATATTCAATACGGTAATTATCGTTAATCGAACCATCTTCTTTTACTGTATCGTAAGCACCTAGACCATTTTCAACAATAAATAAAGGTACTTGGTAGCGATCGTACAATTTCTTTAGCGTTATGCGCAATCCTTTCGGGTCAATTTGCCATCCCCAATCGGATGCTTCTAGGTACGGATTTTGTATCCCACTAAAGAAATTCCCTTTTTCCTTTACTTTATCAGGTGAACCACTCGACACCATGGTCATATAGTAACTAAAGGATAAGAAATCTACAGTATGTTGTAATAAGATTTCTTCGTCACCTGGTAACATTTCGATCTTAATATTATTTTCTTCAAAGTAGCGATTCATAAAGCTAGGGTAATATCCGCGTACTTGAACATCTGTAAAGAAAAGATTCTTTTGATCTTCATCTAGTGCAGCTAGAACATCGTCAGGACTGCAGGTTTCTGGATATGTTTCCATACGAGCTAGCATACAACCTATCTTTGCATCAGGAATGATGTCATGACACGCCTTTACTGCGCTTGCACTGGCAACAAATTGATGATGAAGAGCTTGATAAATTGCTTGTTCCTTATTTTCTACTCGGTCAACTAGAATCCCACTCCCAATATACGGAGATATAGTGGAAATGTTGATTTCATT is from Radiobacillus kanasensis and encodes:
- a CDS encoding DUF4395 domain-containing protein produces the protein MSIPKPLVQLNQSFLVITVLLAFVFHIWILAIPFVLGLITLITKKNPVILMGKRFLKKPSNEYNQEDQDQQLFNQWIATTCLGIALVAFTLDYQVIGYIFSTMVVAAAGLALAGYCIGCAIRYRYMMWKYNKAKAQ
- a CDS encoding serine hydrolase domain-containing protein — translated: MSNLKKRLEDVQANKLFSGSFLLQTKKHEQLEGACGFANRSEQLENKVNTRFGIASGCKLFTAIAICQLVQDGKLTFDAKLSEILSIDLKNWDSNVTVHHLLTHTSGIPDYFDEELMDDFEDLWVKYPMYHIRKLEDFLPLFQDQPMKGKVGERFHYNNGGYIVLGLIVEKVSGLAFSDYVETYIFEKAEMNDSGYFAMDQLPSNTAIGYIDQEDGTWKTNIYSLPVKGGSDGGAYVTTRDMGKLWKALLQNKLLSKSFTEKLLTSHVQVKDTSYYGYGVWIKQNENGVEKYHVMGYDPGVSFHSAYYPSSETVSVVCSNKSSGAFDIMKEMEKDILG
- a CDS encoding serine/threonine protein kinase gives rise to the protein MSFLMKLIKRSYRFMIDPHFKKGSVIHEIYQVQSLLGIGSYGYSYLCYDSQNQRYCVLKQMTKSKRRQVMKDQFAKERDALKRLEHFCIPTFYESFTFQNLSFLVMEYIPGRNLEDVLFEDKQKFTERETLQLMKEIVVILEHVHSKGIIHGDVRIPNVILHDNRPYLIDFGLAERVKDSKVQEDYYDLGDFCLFLLYSQYEGKTKKGRAWTEELILHPNTRIFLEKLLGIREPFIETKEVLAELDQTLVSLD
- a CDS encoding DUF3278 domain-containing protein, encoding MKKSWISIFMPNDEYKEQKMVYYLAESAVILAVLCLIYALIHSYLNLSSRDLALLLFMVPLVYSTIRYTFSGMEYTEVSTLKSYKKERRVIVYRSLTFLLFFIIIYFIFYGIPTDSYRIHDMLGIAVLSFIFMLTGSFISLKRSYTKNKDLLDD
- a CDS encoding helix-turn-helix transcriptional regulator, encoding MNNRIKIARAEKSLTQAQLAAKIQVTRQTIGLIEKGEYNPSLRLCIAIAKTLGKTLDELFWED
- a CDS encoding DUF3231 family protein; protein product: MKTHNIKLTSAEIGVLWATYMAESATSPVLKYFIEKVEDQEIKQVIQLALHYSIEHIETITKIFQQEEYPVPIGFSDQDVNIHAPRLYSDTYMLTFIRNLGKAGTAADGMAFSMSARKDIRDLYYNCLKHAAKTEDAAKEVMLSKGVFVRPPYIATPDKPTYVEKQSFLRGWFGERRTLTADEISHIYLNHSNNAYGKALLIGFSQTARSEELRSYFTRGMEISRSFIDTFHKLFEESTLPAPMTWDTEVTESTEPPFSDKLMLFQSNALSSIGIGNMGGSLALSMRRDITAKYLKMMKDIGLFAEDGLNIMIKNKWFERPPQAIDRENLAKGKG
- a CDS encoding GNAT family N-acetyltransferase, yielding MGNIQRGNEEESVYIRKKLIEYNMEKLTDEVKTPLEKVSFVIKNEKSETVGGITGTMFWHHLHIDFLWVSDEVRGKGYGSELIEHIEFFAKENNCRLLLLDTFSFQAPDFYQKLGFDVVGVVEDHPKGHSQYFLQKRLN
- a CDS encoding glycoside hydrolase family 1 protein, which encodes MGKSRFPEGFLWGGATAANQLEGAYNEGGKGLSIFDMVTFVPKEERGKDIEMDVTSEKELEELLAGKGGDNFPKRRGIDFYHRYKEDIALFAEMGFKTFRMSISWPRIFPNGDEKEPNEQGLAFYDKVFDELLKYGIQPLVTLSHYEIPLHLVKKYNGWADRRLVDFFLHYAEIVFERYKDKVKHWLTFNEINISTISPYIGSGILVDRVENKEQAIYQALHHQFVASASAVKACHDIIPDAKIGCMLARMETYPETCSPDDVLAALDEDQKNLFFTDVQVRGYYPSFMNRYFEENNIKIEMLPGDEEILLQHTVDFLSFSYYMTMVSSGSPDKVKEKGNFFSGIQNPYLEASDWGWQIDPKGLRITLKKLYDRYQVPLFIVENGLGAYDTVKEDGSINDNYRIEYLRAHIDQMGEAITDGVKVLGYTSWGCIDLISAGTSEMSKRYGFIYVDQDDYGNGTLERKKKKSFDWYKNVIATNGEEL